The sequence AAGGGCGACGAGCTGATCGTCAACGCGGGCTCCCACCGCCGCGTCCTGGCCCTGCCCGCCGCCCTGGCCCGCAGATCCGTGCAAGAGGCAGTGCTCCGTGACGGCCTTCTCCGGGTACGGTTCCAATCGGGAGGGCCTGATGACTGAGAAGACCGACAGGACTGAGAACGACCGGGATCCGCTGGGCAGCGCGACCGAGGAGGCGTTCAAACTCTTCGACACGTTCCAGCAGAAAGCGGCCAGAGAGCTCCGGAAGAACCTGATCAAGGGCACGATGACCGGGTTCGGCGGCGCTTTCTCCAGCGGCGGAAGCCGCGGCGGCAGCCGTGACGTGTGGGAGGAGGCGGTCTCCGAGCATGACGAATACATCTGCCGGGCCTGCCCCGTCTGCCGTGCGATGGCCGCCCAGCGCGAGTCCGGCGGAGCGGTCGCCGACCACCTGATGCAGGCGGGCAGCGAGCTGTTCGCCGCGTTCAGGTCGGCCGTCGACGGGCTCAACAAGCCCACGCCCGCGCAGCGGGCACGGGAGCGCGGCAGAGAAGAGACCCCCGTGGAGCACATCGACCTGGGGTGAGCCCCGGGGGAGACCTGGGGGAGCCCAGGGGGAAAGGGTGGACAATGGCGCTGACCATCGGCGTTGACATCGGCGGTACCAAGGTCGCGGCGGGCGTCGTGGACGACGACGGCCACATCGTCGAGCACCTTCTGCGGCCCACCCCGGCCACCAACCCCGAACAGGTCGCCGAGACGATCGCCGAGGCGGTCCGGGAGCTGTCCAAGGGCCGGGAGATCGAGGCCGTCGGCCTCGGCGCCGCCGGATTCGTCGACGA comes from Streptosporangium roseum DSM 43021 and encodes:
- a CDS encoding DUF5304 family protein, whose protein sequence is MTEKTDRTENDRDPLGSATEEAFKLFDTFQQKAARELRKNLIKGTMTGFGGAFSSGGSRGGSRDVWEEAVSEHDEYICRACPVCRAMAAQRESGGAVADHLMQAGSELFAAFRSAVDGLNKPTPAQRARERGREETPVEHIDLG